In Ruania alkalisoli, the DNA window ACCACCAGCGGCACGATGGCCACGAGCGAGCCGGCCATCATCACCCCGTAGGGGGCCACACCCGTGGCGGAGCCGGTCAGCAGGGCGAGCCCCGCCGTCAATGGCCTCACGCTCGAATCGCTGGTCATGATCAGCGGCCACAGCAGGTCGTTCCAGTTGTTGACGAAGTGGAACAGGGCCATGGTCAGCAGTGCGGGTTTGGCATTCGGCAGGATGATCGACCAGAACACCCGCAGCTCGCTGGCGCCGTCGATGCGGGCCGCCGAGTCCAGATCCCGCGGGAGGGTGATGAAGAACTGCCGCAGCAGGAAGATCCCGGCCACATCCGCGGCGCGCGGGATGACCAGCCCGGCGTAGGTGTTGACCCAGCCGATATCGGAGATCAGTTCGTACAGCGGCACCAGCAGCGCCTGGAAGGGCACCATCATGATCGCGATCAGCACGGTGAAGATCGCATACCGGCCCTTGAAGTCGATCCGTGCCAGCGCGTAGGCCGCCAGCGAGTTGAACACCAGGGACAGCCCGGTCACGGCGGCCGCGAACACGAAGGAGTTCCACGACTGCGCAAATACCGGGATGCGGGCGGTGAGCCCGTCGAAGTTCTCGAGTGTGAAGCGGGACGGGATGAAGTTCGGCGGCCAGGAGAGCACCTCCGATTCCGGGGAGAAGGCGGAGAGCACCACCACGACCACCGGGAAGGAGGTGAGGGCCGCGAACACGAGCAGGCCGGCCACCACACCCGACTGCGTGAGCAGTCGGGCGGTGCTTGCGCTGCCCCTACGGCGGGCGGGCGGACGCGCGGGGGCGAGGGACGCCGTCGTGGTCTGATTCATGGCACTCACTCCAGGTCCTTCTCACGCTTGGCCCCGATCCGGAGCTGGATCAGCCCCAGGGCGAGGGTGATCACCAGCAGTACGTAGGACAGGGCCGAGGCGAAGCCCATCCGGAAGTCGCGGAACCCGTCGGTGTAGATGCGGTAGACGATCGTCTCCGTGGCCCGGTCCGGTCCGCCCTGGGTCATGATGTAGATCTGGTCGAAAGCCTGGAACGCGCCGATGATCGCGAACACGATCACGAACGTCATCGTGGCGCGCAGCCCGGGCATGGTGACCGCCCGGAACTGACGCCAGGCGCCGGCGCCGTCGAGTATCGCGGCCTCGTACAGGTAGCGCGGGATGCCCTGCAGGCCGGCGAGGAAGATGACCATGAAGTAGCCGAAGTTCTTCCAGATCGCGACGGCGGTCACCGCCGGTAGTGCCCAGGTGGTCGACGCGAAGATGTCACCCATCTGGATGCCGACCTTGCCGAGCCAGTACGGGATCAGGCCGAGGTTCGGGTCGAGCAGGAACGCCCAGGCCAGGGACGCCACCGCCATCGAGATGACGAACGGCAGGAAGATGATCGTGCGGAAGAAGCTGCGCAGTGGCACGTCCTTGCGATTGAGCAGCAGCGCCGCCCCGAGTCCGACTGCGATCACGATCGGCCCGTACATGACGGCGTAGCCCACGGTGTTCCAGATCGCCCGCAACGTCGCCGGGTCGGTGAAGACGGTGGCGTAGTTCTCCAGGCCGATCCAGGACTCCTCGCCGAAGCCGGAGGCGTCGGTGAAGGAGAGCCGTAGCGCCGAGAGCGCCGGCAGGAACACGAACGCGAGGATCACCGCTACCGCCGGGGCGAGGAACGCCGCGGCGCGCAACGCCCGGCCGCGTTCGTGGCGCGCGATCTGACGCGATCGGTCCGGCGGCATTCTGCTGCCGCCGAGGCGCCTGGGGGCCCGGTAGGCCGGTTGCACACTGGTCATGAGGTCTCCAAGGGCTCCGGTGGTGCCGGGGAATCCCCGGCACCACCGTCGATGTGGGAGTCGATCACTCGAACCGGGAGAGGATGTCGGCGATCGAGCCGGCAGTCTCGGTGGTTACAGCAGCGAGATCGCCGCCCTGGGTGACCGTGGTGTTCAGCGTCGACAGCTCGGCGTTGACGTCGGTCAGCCCGCCCGGGATCCCGTACATCCGGATGTAGGAGTTCTCGGTGTGGTCGATCATGGTGCCCACGAACGGGGTGTCGCCGATCTGATCGGCCGTGATGTCGGTGCGGTTCGGCGGGTAGTAGGACTGCTGCGCCCACAACACCTGCGAGTCATGAGCGTTGTAGTAGCGCAGGAACGCCTCGGCGCCGGCCGCTGTCTGTTCGTCGGCCTGGGATGTCAGCCACCAGTAGTTGGCCGCGGCCTGGGTGACCACGCCCTCCGGGCCGGCCGGCATCTCGAAGACGTCGATGTCCAGGCCCACGCTCTCGGCACCGGTGATGATCCATGGTCCGATCACGGTCATCGCGGCCTTACCTGCCTTGAACAGGTCCACCGCCTCCGGCAGCGTCACATTCGTCGGGCCCCAGCCGCCCTCGTAGGCGTCCTGCCACCACTGCAGGGTCTCGACGTTCTGCGGGGTGTCCAGCGTGACTTCGCCGTCGGTGTACACGGAGCCGCCGCCGGCCTGGATGAAGCTCGGAAGGAATGTGCCGTCGGCATCGGGCAACGCGAGGCCGTAGATCTCCGGCTCACCGTCACCGTTGTCGTCCACGGTGAGCTCTTCGGCGAGGGCGACCCATTCCTCCCAGGTGGCAGGGACGTCGCTCTCGGTGATGCCCGCCTCGGCGAACATCTCGGTGTTGTACCAGACCGAGAACGGGCCGTAGGCCATCGGGACGGCGTAGTGGGTGCCGTCGAATGTGGCGTAGTCGACCACGTGCGGGTAGTAACTGTCCGTCTCGTTCTCGGGGTTCTCGTAGAAGGAGTCCATCGGAACGAAGACACCCTGGTTGACATAGCCCTCACCGGCATCGGCAGGCTGAACCACGAGATCCGGACCGTTGCCGGCGGAGACGGCGGGCAGGAGCTTGTCGGTGATGACATTCCAGGGGTTGACCTCCACGGAGATCTCGTACTCATCCTGGGAGGCGTTGAACTCGTCAGCAAGCTGGTTGACCACGTCACCATCGGCCTCGGTGAAACCGTGCCAGACGCTGACGGTGGTGGTACCGCCGTCGCCGCCACCGGAGTCACCGGTGTCGGTACCTGAGGAGCAGGCAGCAAGGGTCAGAGCAGCCGCAGTGCCCGCGGCGAGCAGCACGCCGCGTCGGCGACGTGCCGGCCGGCGCAGTAGGGGTGTTGAAGGGGACATCTTTGTTCTCCTTATCGGTAGTACATCGGTGTATGAGGGTGGCCGATGCGGGGGAAGGGGGCCATGAAGATCAGGGGTTGATATACGGGATGCCGACAGCGTCAACCGCACCGTCGCCGGTGACTTGCTCGCGGGGAATGACGCCCACGCGCCTGGACCATTGCTCGTACGCGGCAGCGAGAGCTGCGACAAGTTCCGGACGATCGGCCGCACGATCGCGAGTCTCGGTGCGATCGGCGAGCAGATCGTAGAGCTCCCACGGGCCGGGGTACTTACGCGCAAGCTTCCAACGGCCCAAGCGAACGGCGGCGTTGCCCTCGTGTTCCCAGTACAGAGGCCGCACCGAACCGCCCGAGCGGTCGCCGCCCTGCAACACCGGAAGCAGGCTCGCTCCCTCCATCGACGGCACGGCCGCGCCGTTGCGCTCGGCAGGATAGGCGGCGCCGGCGGCCTCGAGGATGGTCGGGAGCAGGTCCACGAGCTGGCCCGGGGTGCGGCACAGGTCACCCGGTTGACCAAGGCCGGCGGGCCAGTGCGCGATCAGTGGTGTGGCGATGCCGCCCTCGTGCACCCAATGCTTGTACTCGCGGAACGGGGTGTTGGAGACGTTGGCCCACTCGGGGCCATAACTGGCGTAGGTGTCCTCAGGGCCAGGGAAAATGTGCGGCTTGTTGCCGTAGCGCATCGGCTCTACAGCGCGGGTGGCGTGCGGGATCATCTGCAGGTCCCAGAATCCGTCATGACCACCGGGAGGGAGGTCCTCAGCGCAGCCGCCGTTATCGGAGAGGAAGAGGATGAGCGTGTTGTCCAGCCGGCCTGCCGCGTCGAGCGCATCCACGACGGCGCCGATCGCCCGGTCCATGGCGCTCACCTGGGCGGCGTAGACCTCCATCCGCCGGACCTGCCACTCCTTGTCCGCCACGTCATCCCAGGCCGGGACGTCGGGGTCGCGCTCGCTGAGCGACCACGACTCGTCCAGGATGCCCTCGGAGATCATTCGCTGGCGGCGCTGCTCGCGCAAGTCGTCCCAGCCGGCGTCGAAGCGGCCACGGTAGCGTGCGATCTCCTCCTCACGCGCATGGAGCGGCCAGTGGGGCGCAGTGAACGGCAGGTACAGGAACATCGGGTCCTCGGCCCGGTCACGGACGTGTTCGGCGACGAACTGAGCCCCTGCCGCACCGATCGCGTCGGTGTAGTAGAAGTCCTCAGCCTGCGCCTCGTCCACGGGAGATCCGTCCCGGTGCAGGCTCACTGGGTCGAAGAACGAGCCGGCGCCCTCGATGGTGCCGAAGGTGCGCTCGAACCCGCGAGAGTTCGGCCAGGACGGCTTCGGGTCGACCATGTCGTCCGAGAGATGCCACTTGCCGGAGAGGTAGGTGCCGTATCCCGCGTCGCGGAGAAGTTCGGCGATCGTGTGGCACTCCTCGGCCAGGTCGCCGCGGTAGCCGCGGGGGCGCTCGTCACCGGTGAGGATTCCGATGCCGACCTGGTGCGGATGCAGTCCGGTGAGCAGGCTGGCGCGGGTGGGTGAGCAACGCGGGGAGTTGTAGAACTGAGTGAAGCGCGTGCCGCGGCGCGCGAGCCCGTCGAGCACGGGCGTCTCGATCTCGCCGCCGTAGCAGCCGATATCGGAGAAGCCCATGTCATCGGCGAGGATCACGAGCACATCTGGCCGCGTCATTGCGCGTTCACCCTTCATCAGGTCCGTAGTACAACGGTGTACTACAGAAGATTACGGACGTTTTCCAAGACAGTCAACCCTGGTCAGATCACCGATCGGTCACGATCGGGATTCCTGCCGTGTGGAGTCACGCAGCACCAGGCTGGCGGGCACCTCGATCGCCCATCGCTCCGGCGCCGCACCCTCAGCATCGTGCTCGGACCGGTTCTCCGCCTCGTAGAGGCTGCGCAACCGCCGCACGATCATGTCGACCGCCAGCTCGGCGAGCTGGGCCCGATCGACGGCCACCGTGCTCAACGCCGGCACGCTGTACTGGGCATCGTCGATGTTGTCGAAACCCATCACCTGCACGTCCTCCGGAACGCGCCTGCCACTGCGGAGCACCTCGGTGAGAGCACCAAGGGCGAGTGTGTCGTTGAAGCCGAACACGGCGTCGAACGACACCCCTCGTGTCGTCAGGTCGCGGATGGCCGCGACACCGACCGCCTTGCTCCAGCCATCGGTGGTGAGGATGAGCTGGTCGTCGACCTCGATGCCGTGCCGCTCAAGCGATTCCAGGTAACCGCGGGTGCGCTCCCCCTCCGCTCCCACCTCGGCTCCGAGGTCAGCGCCGAGCGCCACGATGCGGCGGGCGCCCCTGGAGATGAGATGCTCCATCACGAGTTCCGCCCCTCGCGCGTTCGCCATGTACACCTGATCGACGTCGTCGGTGATGCGGTGGTCACCCAGCACCACCACCGGAAACCCGGGCGGTGCCGACTCCGAAACCACGTCTCCGTGTCCGACCGGAGCCACGATCGCACCATCCACCAGGTGGGTGTGGGAACCCACCAGAGTCTCCACCGCCACATGCTCGGAAGGTTCGACCTGCTCGATGATGACCTTCAGCCCAGCCTTCGCTGCCTCGCGGATCACATCGTCGGCGAGCTCGGCGAAGTACTGGTGCCGCAGTTCAGGAAGCGCCAAGCCAATCAGTCCGGTCCGGTTCGTCCGCAACTTGCGCGCCGTCACGTTCAGCCGGTACCCCAGCTCGGCCATGGCAGCCTCGACCTGCGCCCGGGTCTCGGGCCGTATGTAGGGGTAAGTGTTGTTGACGACGTTCGAGACGGTCTTGACCGAGACCCCGGCCAGCTTCGCGACGTCACGCATGGTGGCGGGCATGGTGCTCCCTTCGCGCCTGAGTCGATCGTAGATCCTCTCAGGCCGTGCGCCCGCCACGCCCACCGCCACTACGACCACCGGGGGTGAAGTTGACGTCGGTTATGGCCAGATAATCGACGTCAACTTCACCCCCGGTGAACGGGCCGCCGGTCTCAGGCCCCCGCGGTCATGCGGTAGTACATCTGGTTCCACCGCAGCTCGCGCTGGAAGGCGCGCACCGTCGTCGAGGAATCGATCAGCGCCAGCTCGGTGCGGGAGATCTCGGCGAAGTCCTCGAACACCTCGGTGCCCACCTGCGTGGTCAGCACAGTGTGGTGAGCTCCCCCGGCAGTCAGCCAGGCCCGCGCGGAGGTGGTGAAGTCCGGGCGCGGCACCCAGACCGCACGCGCCACCGGCAGGTTCGGCAGCTCGGCGTCCGGCCCGACGATGTCCACCTCGTTGGCCACCAGCCGGAACCGCTCCCGCATGTCGGACAGCGCCACAACGAGACCCTCGCCGGTGTCGGTGTCGAACACCAGCCGCACCGGGTCCTCCCGGTCGCCGATGCCGAGCGGGTGGATCTCCAGGCGCGGCTTGCTCGTGGTCAGGCTCGGGCAGATCTCCAGCATGTGCGAGCCGAGGATCTTCTCTTTGCCCGGGGTGAGCTCGTAGGTGTAGTCCTCCATCAGCGAGGCGCCGCCGGGCAGGCCGTAGCCCATCACCTTCGCCAGGCGAACCAGGATGGCAGTCTTCCAGTCACCCTCGGCGCCGAAGCCGTAGCCGTCGGCCATCAGCCGCTGCACGGCCAGGCCCGGCAGCTGCCGGAGCCCGCCGAGATCCTCGAAGTTCGTGGTGAAGGCCGTGAAGCCCCCGGACTCCAGGAAGGACCGCATCCCCGCCTCCTGGCGGGCGCCATAGCGCAGCGATTCGTGCCGATCTCCCCCAGGCTGCAGCTCGGGAACCACCTCATAGGCGTCCAGATACTCCTGGACCAGCCCATCGATGGCGGCCTCGTCCACCGCATCCACGGCCGCCACCAGATCGTTCACGCCCCAGGTGTTCACCGAGACGCCGAAGCGCAGCTCGGCCTCGGTCTTGTCACCCTCGGTCACGGCCACATTGCGCATGTTGTCGCCGAAGCGGGCGAGCTTCATCCCGCTCAGGCTGGCCCACCCGACGGCGGCCCTCGCCCAGGTGCCGACCTGCGCCTGCACATGGGGCGTGCTGGCATGCCCGACGACGATCTTGCGCGCCACCCCCAGGCGGGTGGCGATGTACCCGAACTCCCGGTCGCCGTGGGCGGCCTGGTTCAGGTTCATGAAGTCCATGTCGATGTCGGCCCACGGCAGCTCCATGCCGGCCTGCGTGTGCAGGTGCAGCATCGGGGTGCGCAGCGCGTCCAGGCCGGTGATCCACATCTTCGCCGGAGAGAAGGTGTGCATCCAGGTGATCACGCCGACGCAGGCGTCGTCGGCGTTGGCCTCCAGCGCCGCGCGGCGGATAGAGGCGGTGTCCTTGAGCACGGGCTTCCAGACGATGCGCACCGGCACCTCGGCGGATTCCTCCAGGTGGCGGGCCACCTCCTGGGACTGCTCGGCCACCTGCTGCAAGGTCTCCTCGCCGTAGAGGTCCTGGCTGCCGGTGAGGAACCAGATCTCGCGGCCTGCGAAGGGGTTGTCCATGGTTTCAGTCCTTACCGTCCTCGGCGTGCTGGCCGTAGACATTCTGATAGCGGTCGAAGAGGGAGTCGATGTGCTCGGGGGCGATCGGGACGACACCGCCGAGCTGCTGGGCGATGTGTACCGTGCGGGCCACGTCCTCGCACATCACGGCCGCCTTGACGGCGTCCTTGGCGTCGGAGCCGATGGTGAACGGCCCGTGGTTGGCCATCAGCACCGCCCGGGAGCGACTTCCCCGCAGGGTCTCCACGATGCCCTGGCCGATGGAGTCGTCGCCGATCAGCGCGAACGGGCCGATCGGGATCTCACCGCCGAACTCGTCGCCCATCATGGTGATCACGCACGGGATGGGTTCGTTCCGGGCGGCCCACGCGGTGGCGTAGGTGGAGTGGGTGTGCACCACGCCGCCCACCTCGGCCATGTGCCGGTACACGTAGGCGTGCGCGGCGGTGTCGGAGCTCGGAGTCAACCGGTCCGGGGTGCCGTCGTCGATCTTGGTGCCGTCGAGGGTGCACACCACCATCGACTCCGGGGCCAGCTCGTCATAGGAGACACCGGAGGGCTTGATCACGAACAGCTCGGGGGCGTCGGTGCCGGACTCGATCCGCACCCGCTCGGAGACATTGCCGGCGGTCCAGATCACCAGTTCGTAGCGGACGAGCTCGGCGTGCAGCCGGGCTACGCGTTCGCGGGTGGCGGCCACCTCGGCTTGAACGGCCGCGGGCATCTGGGCAAGGACGGGTCTGCTGGTGCCGCTCATGAGAGATCCTCGGGGACGGTCAGGGCGGGAGCGGCCTCGGCCTCGACGGCGTTGCTCGCCTCCCAGGCTTCGCGGCGGATGGTCTTGAGCCGCTTCATCACGTCGTTCTCCCCGCGGCCGAAGTAGTCGTGCAGCCGGGTGTACTCGGCGAACAGCCGGTCGTAGGCCGCCGTCGCTGCAGCGTTCGGCTGGTACGCGCCCACCACACGGTGCCCCATGGCTGCTGCGGCGGCGCGCACGTCCGGGTACACCCCGGCGGCCACAGCGGCATGGATCGCCGACCCGACAGCCGGGCCCTGGGTCGAGGTGATCGTGCTCAAAGGCAACCCGGTCACATCGGCGTACATCTGCATCAGGAACGCGTTCTTCAGCAGGCCACCCGCCACCACCAGCTCGGTGATCGGTACCCCGGAGGAGGTGAACGCCTCGATGATGGTGCGAGTGCCGAAGGCCGTGGATTCCAGCAGCGCCCGGTAGATGTCCTCGGGTCGCGTGGCCAAGGTCTGCCCGAGGATCACCCCGGAGAGCTCGGTGTCCACGAGCACCGATCTGTTGCCGTTGTGCCAGTCCAGTGCGACCAATCCGTGGCCGCCGATCGGCTGCCTCTCGGCGAGCTCGGTGAGATAGGCATGCGTGGAGATGCCCCGGCGCTCGGCCTCGGCGGTGTATTCGGCGGGCACCCCGGTGGAGACGAACCACCCGAAAATGTCCCCGACGCCACTCTGCCCGGCCTCGTAACCGTAGGTACCGGCGATCACGCCACCATCGACCACACCGCACATGCCAGGAACCTCGTGCAGCTGGTCACTGGTGACCACGTGGCAGGTGGAGGTGCCCATGATCAGGGTCATCTGCCCGTTCCCGACGGCGTTCGCGGCCGGCAGGGTGACGTGCGCGTCCACGTTTCCCGCGGCCACGGCAATGCCTTCCGGCAGGCCGGTCCAGGCGGCCGCCTCGGCCGTGAGATGTCCGACGGCGTCCCCCAGCTGAGCGATCGGAGCGTCCAGCTTGTCGCGGACGAACCCTCCGAAATCGGGGTTGAGGGCCGTGAGGAAGTCCTCATCCGGATGGGCGCCGTCCTGGTGGATGCCCTTGTAGCCAACGGTGCAGGCGTTGCGGGCGTAGGATCCGCCGAGCTGCCAGACGATCCAGTCGGCCGCCTCCACCCAGCGGTCCATCGCGTCGTAGATCTCGCGGTCCTCCTCAAAGAGCTGCAGCCCCTTGGCGAACTGCCACTCGGAGGAGATGAGTCCGCCGTAGCGCGGTAGCCACGCCTCGCCGCGCTCGCGGGCGATCTCGTTGATGCGGTCAGCGTGGGGCTGAGCGGCGTGGTGCTTCCACAGCTTGACGTAGGCGTGCGGACGGTCGGCGAACTGCTCCAGCTCACACAGCGGCGTCCCGTCGGTAGTCACCGGGATCATGGTGCAGGCGGTGAAGTCGGTGGCGATGCCGACCACCTGTGCCGGGTCGATACCGGCGGCCTCCACGGCGCGGGGCACGGCGGTGCGCAGTACCTCAACGTAGTCGCCCGGCACTTGCAGCGCCCACTCCGGGGGGAGCTCGGTGCGGGCGGGTGAGGCGGTGAGGTTCCGGTCCATCACAGCGTGGGCATAGGGATGCTCGGCGCTTCCGAGTTCGGCACCGTCACGGGTCCGGACGACGACCGCCCGGCCGGAGAGGGTCCCGAAGTCCACACCGATGGTGTAGGTGTCCTGGTCAGTCATGGCATTCCTTGGGTCGGCGTCATTGCGCGGGTGCGTTCTGGGCAGCGTGCTGGTCCGGGCGATGCGGATGGGACTGGCGTGGACCTCGGGTCCAGGGTCCCACGTCGCAATGTTAGCGTTCACAACACGACGGCGCCACCCTCATCGATGGGCGGGCCGCGCTCTCTCCGCGGGGGGCCCGGTGCTGGAACGCACGAGCAGCTCCGGCGGCACGGGTGCCGGACGGGCAGGCTCTCCCTGCACCGCGCTGATGAGTACCTCCATCGCCTGCCGGCCCAGCGCGCCGAAGTCCTGGCGCACGGTCGTCAGCGGCGGGATGAAGTGGTCGGATCCCTCGACGTCGTCGTATCCGACCACCGAGACGTCCTCGGGTACCCGCACTCCGGCGTCGGCAAAGGCATGGAGGACGCCGAGAGCGGTCTGGTCGTTGGCGGCGAAGACGGCGTCGGGCAGGTTCCCGAGCAATCCCTGAGCTGCCTGATATCCGGTGGCAGCGGTCCAGTCACCCGGGATGTCCGCGCGAGGCACCACGGATGCGGCCGCGAGTTCAGCGTGCCAGGCATCGCGACGGGAGATGGCATCGAACCAGTCGGCAGGGCCGGTGATGTGAACAAGATCGCGATGCCCCAGCCCGATCAGGTGACGGGCCAGCAGGCGGGCACCGCCGGCCTGATCCACCGAGAGGATCGGCGGGTCTCCCGGTGCGCTGGTCATCGCGGCCAGCAACAGCACCGGCACGTGCGCCGAGGCAGCTCGGGCGGCCGCCGCCACGCGTTCGTCCGGGGCGATCACCACGATGCCTTCCACCGACTGATCCATGAATGAGCCGAAGATGTCGGTCATGGCCTCCGGCGTCGGGTCAGTCGCCGTGGCAACACTGACGAAGTAGCCGGCCGAGCGGGCGGACTGCTCGAGCACGGCGAGGGTGGTGGCCGGACCGAAGTGCAACGAGCCGCTCGTCACGATGCCGACGATCGCCGACCGCTGGGTGACCAAGGCGCGGGCGGCGCTGTTTCGGCGGTAGCCGAGCTCGGAGATCGCATCGAGCACTTTCTCCCGGGTCTCCGGGCGCACATGGGGATGATCGTTCAGCACCCGCGACACTGTCTGGTGCGAGACCCCGGCCACCCGGGCGACATCGCTCATCCCCGGGCGCTGCGTCCGCGTACTACCCGCCACCTGTCCTCCTCGCTCGCCGTGTGGGGAGAGCCTAGTGGCGCATCGCCACCTGCCCGTCCTCCGGAGCGACGTCGCAGCACTCGAGCGCGACAGTGACGCAGTGACGCAGTGCTCGCCGCGCCCTGAGACCCAACTGTGCCCTCAGGCCGCGGACACCAGGTGACTACGGACCAGCCCAGCGTCCGGGTTGGTGTGCGCACGCCCCTCGATCACGACCGTGGGCACCGTCTCGTTGCCGTCGTTGACGCTGCGCACATAGGCCGCGGCCTCCGGGTCAGTCCAGATGTTGACCCACAGGGCATCGTCCCTGGCCGATCCAAGGCGGCGCCGCAACGCCGAGCAGTAGGTGCAACCGGGGCGCCAGTAGATGATCACCCGGCTGCGGGAGTCCGCCTCGGCGAGCTGGGTGGCCACGGCATGGGTGGTACCGCCACCACGGCCAGGAAAGCTCCACCAGCCGTACATGGCGACCAGCACGCCGACGGGGATCATCAACCACCACGAGATGTCGGCGACGATCAGAGCCGCCATCGTGGCGATCAGGATGAGCAGGCCGAGCCACAGGAGTCGTGAGCGCATCGCCCCAGCCTCCCTGCCGGCGGCACGGTTCGTCATCCCCCGCACGATGGATCCTCGGGTGCATTTGATCGCGCCAACGGCAGGGATGTGTCAGGTGGAGCACTCCGTGGCCCACCTGGCACATCCCTGTCGAGTGCGGCGCCGATGCGGTGATCAGGCCGCAGCGAGGAAGTCGTCGATCTGATTGATGGCAAGAGTGGCGCCTTCTTCCATCCCCATGTCAAGCACCTGCTGGAGCGCCTCAGCGGTGGCGTAGGTGCTGGTGTAGACCGCTCGCGTGCCGCCGTCGATGGATTCGAAGCGGTAGACGTTCTCCGAGACTGGAGCGGTGTCCACAGGGTTGAGGTCGGCGTCGGCGAAGCCGTCCCGGAAGCGGAGGGAGTGCGGCTCGTCGACCTCGGCAATCTCCCACCAGCCCCCGTGCTTCTCGCCCTCGGGGCTCGTCATGTAGTACGTGACGCGAGCTCCCGGGGCGAGTGAGTGCTCGACGAAGGTCGCCGGGTAGGTCGGCGGCCCCCAGACCTGCTCGAGCTTGCGCGGGTCGGCGTAGATCCCCCACACCTGCTCCACAGGCGCGGCAAACTCGGCGGTGATGGTAAGGGTGCGGGTGTCGATGTCCTTCTGGACTCCGGTAACAGGCATGATCAATGCTCCTTCGTGGTCTTGATCGGGCTAGGTGAAGACGAGCCGGATTCGGATGGGGAAGCGAGGAGGTCGTCCATCCTCGCGATGCGTCCGCGCCAGACCTGCTCGATCTCGGTGAGCATGGAGCCGACGGAGCGGACGGCGTCGATATCGCCGGTCGCGAGCGCCTCGCGACCGACGCGGCGTTTGGTGATCAGACCGGCTCTCTCGAGCACGGCGACGTGCTTCTGCACCGCGGCGAAGCTCATGTCGTAGTGCTGAGCCAGCGCCGAGACGGAGTGCTCCCCGGCCAGGACGCGGCGCATGATGTCACGCCGGGTCCGGTCGGCGAGCGCGTGGAACAGGGCGTCTGCCCGGTCCTCGCTCGTGCCCTCGGTCATGAGCCCAACCTACAACCATTCGGTTGTAGGTTGCAAGAGTCAGATCCAGAAAGCACAAAATCCGTCGTCGATCTGGTCGCTGTGAGCGACCAGATCGACGACGGATTTCTGGAGAAGGCTGGCGTGAGGAACGCCGGAGGGTCAGCGGGGCGTGCCGCCACTGGTGGCACGCCGGGGGGCACGACGTCGAGACGGCCGCCCTCCCCCGTCACGCCCCGCAGAGGTGTCACGAGCAGGGCGCGCCCCGCTCTCTGACACGTAGACGGCGCGACCGCCGCCTTCGGCCGTCCGCGCAAGGCGAGCTCCGCCGTCGGCAGTGGGCCTGGAACCACGGGCGCCATTCCTTGTGCGCGCACCGCCGTCGTCGCGACGCCGGGACTGCTGCCCACCATCCTGAGCCGAGGCTGACGCTCCTTGACCACTCCGCGGGCGGCGCCCCCGGCTGGAACGACCCTGACCCGACCCGGCGCGGCCAGATCCGCCCTGCCCCCGAGCGGGCTGCGCGGCAGGCTTGCGGGCCGCAGCTTCCGGCGCCTCGGTCGGTGCCACGCGCGGCGCCGTCTCCCCGACCAGGCCGGCGACGAGCGCCGCCTCCGGTGCGGTGGGCTGGGCCCCGATCTTGGCGGCCCGCAGCAGCTGGCGAACGTCCTTGCGCTGCTCGGGGAGCATGATCGTGACGACCGTTCCGCCCGAACCGGCGCGCGCGGTGCGGCCGGAGCGGTGCAGGTAGGCCTTGTGCTCGGCCGGCGGGTCGACGTGCGCGACGAGGTCGATGTCGTCGACGTGGATCCCGCGCGCCGCGATGTCCGTGGCCA includes these proteins:
- a CDS encoding SRPBCC family protein is translated as MPVTGVQKDIDTRTLTITAEFAAPVEQVWGIYADPRKLEQVWGPPTYPATFVEHSLAPGARVTYYMTSPEGEKHGGWWEIAEVDEPHSLRFRDGFADADLNPVDTAPVSENVYRFESIDGGTRAVYTSTYATAEALQQVLDMGMEEGATLAINQIDDFLAAA
- the araB gene encoding ribulokinase — protein: MTDQDTYTIGVDFGTLSGRAVVVRTRDGAELGSAEHPYAHAVMDRNLTASPARTELPPEWALQVPGDYVEVLRTAVPRAVEAAGIDPAQVVGIATDFTACTMIPVTTDGTPLCELEQFADRPHAYVKLWKHHAAQPHADRINEIARERGEAWLPRYGGLISSEWQFAKGLQLFEEDREIYDAMDRWVEAADWIVWQLGGSYARNACTVGYKGIHQDGAHPDEDFLTALNPDFGGFVRDKLDAPIAQLGDAVGHLTAEAAAWTGLPEGIAVAAGNVDAHVTLPAANAVGNGQMTLIMGTSTCHVVTSDQLHEVPGMCGVVDGGVIAGTYGYEAGQSGVGDIFGWFVSTGVPAEYTAEAERRGISTHAYLTELAERQPIGGHGLVALDWHNGNRSVLVDTELSGVILGQTLATRPEDIYRALLESTAFGTRTIIEAFTSSGVPITELVVAGGLLKNAFLMQMYADVTGLPLSTITSTQGPAVGSAIHAAVAAGVYPDVRAAAAAMGHRVVGAYQPNAAATAAYDRLFAEYTRLHDYFGRGENDVMKRLKTIRREAWEASNAVEAEAAPALTVPEDLS
- a CDS encoding LacI family DNA-binding transcriptional regulator, which produces MAGSTRTQRPGMSDVARVAGVSHQTVSRVLNDHPHVRPETREKVLDAISELGYRRNSAARALVTQRSAIVGIVTSGSLHFGPATTLAVLEQSARSAGYFVSVATATDPTPEAMTDIFGSFMDQSVEGIVVIAPDERVAAAARAASAHVPVLLLAAMTSAPGDPPILSVDQAGGARLLARHLIGLGHRDLVHITGPADWFDAISRRDAWHAELAAASVVPRADIPGDWTAATGYQAAQGLLGNLPDAVFAANDQTALGVLHAFADAGVRVPEDVSVVGYDDVEGSDHFIPPLTTVRQDFGALGRQAMEVLISAVQGEPARPAPVPPELLVRSSTGPPAERARPAHR
- a CDS encoding glutaredoxin domain-containing protein; the encoded protein is MTNRAAGREAGAMRSRLLWLGLLILIATMAALIVADISWWLMIPVGVLVAMYGWWSFPGRGGGTTHAVATQLAEADSRSRVIIYWRPGCTYCSALRRRLGSARDDALWVNIWTDPEAAAYVRSVNDGNETVPTVVIEGRAHTNPDAGLVRSHLVSAA
- the araA gene encoding L-arabinose isomerase, whose protein sequence is MDNPFAGREIWFLTGSQDLYGEETLQQVAEQSQEVARHLEESAEVPVRIVWKPVLKDTASIRRAALEANADDACVGVITWMHTFSPAKMWITGLDALRTPMLHLHTQAGMELPWADIDMDFMNLNQAAHGDREFGYIATRLGVARKIVVGHASTPHVQAQVGTWARAAVGWASLSGMKLARFGDNMRNVAVTEGDKTEAELRFGVSVNTWGVNDLVAAVDAVDEAAIDGLVQEYLDAYEVVPELQPGGDRHESLRYGARQEAGMRSFLESGGFTAFTTNFEDLGGLRQLPGLAVQRLMADGYGFGAEGDWKTAILVRLAKVMGYGLPGGASLMEDYTYELTPGKEKILGSHMLEICPSLTTSKPRLEIHPLGIGDREDPVRLVFDTDTGEGLVVALSDMRERFRLVANEVDIVGPDAELPNLPVARAVWVPRPDFTTSARAWLTAGGAHHTVLTTQVGTEVFEDFAEISRTELALIDSSTTVRAFQRELRWNQMYYRMTAGA
- a CDS encoding L-ribulose-5-phosphate 4-epimerase, coding for MSGTSRPVLAQMPAAVQAEVAATRERVARLHAELVRYELVIWTAGNVSERVRIESGTDAPELFVIKPSGVSYDELAPESMVVCTLDGTKIDDGTPDRLTPSSDTAAHAYVYRHMAEVGGVVHTHSTYATAWAARNEPIPCVITMMGDEFGGEIPIGPFALIGDDSIGQGIVETLRGSRSRAVLMANHGPFTIGSDAKDAVKAAVMCEDVARTVHIAQQLGGVVPIAPEHIDSLFDRYQNVYGQHAEDGKD